One window of Candidatus Eremiobacterota bacterium genomic DNA carries:
- a CDS encoding aldehyde ferredoxin oxidoreductase C-terminal domain-containing protein produces the protein MAILTVAEMKKAHKVLAEFPYEKGLVNKGYTGRTLYVNVGENKIESRPVSEKMKETFIGGRGFGLWLLWNAVKDTTKWNDPENEIIISSGPIGGITTYPGSGKSLVVSISPITHIPIDSNVGGYFGPLLKFSGFDAIELQGKASSEVIVVIDGKEGKVTIEEAPLEEVNSHILGEQLTEMYADDEQDKRSISVVSAGKGAEGTLIGCLNFSFYDVNRKYVRYKQAGRGGIGTVFRDKKIKALVVKYPGVKGDSNHPADWKRIASAGARLHKEIHDYDKYQCNMRTVGTPYLVTIMNDYDLLPVRNFRYGSDPEAKHLAGPNWTARYTLGKHDGCWYGCTLACSKTVDNFELKSGPYKGHKVAVDGAEYETVAGVGSNCGIFDVDYVLENNFYCDTYGIDTISFGTICGFLMDCYENGILTKEITGGLELRFGTIGAALELLHQMGRGEGFGKIAGLGIRNLKKLFVEKYGADGKFLQDIGMECKGLEYSQYLSKESLAQQGGYGLTNKGPQHDEAWLIFMDMVNNQLPTFEDKAEALYYFPMFRTWFGLNGLCKLPWNDISPADNKTTDEPHKVPEHVQNYVDIFSAVTGREITKQDIITMSEGVYNFQRVFNLRLGYGRREHDTIPYRSVGPVTVEEYESRASRYDEQIKEKAGVDPAGKSTGEKMKILRAYREEQYEKLIDAVYRRRGWSPRGVPTIETLKRLHIDYPDVVELVRKHL, from the coding sequence ATGGCTATCCTCACCGTGGCTGAAATGAAAAAGGCTCACAAGGTGCTTGCAGAGTTTCCCTATGAAAAGGGACTCGTTAACAAGGGATATACGGGAAGGACTTTGTATGTGAATGTAGGGGAGAATAAGATTGAGAGCCGCCCCGTCTCTGAGAAGATGAAGGAGACCTTCATCGGCGGCAGGGGCTTCGGGCTCTGGCTCCTCTGGAACGCCGTGAAGGACACCACGAAGTGGAATGACCCTGAAAACGAAATAATCATCTCGTCGGGGCCCATCGGGGGGATCACCACCTATCCCGGCTCGGGGAAATCGCTTGTGGTGAGCATTTCACCAATCACCCACATCCCGATTGACAGCAATGTGGGAGGCTATTTCGGCCCCCTTCTCAAGTTCTCGGGATTTGATGCCATTGAATTACAGGGCAAAGCCTCTTCCGAAGTGATCGTCGTGATAGATGGCAAGGAGGGCAAGGTGACCATCGAGGAAGCCCCCCTCGAGGAGGTGAACTCCCACATCCTGGGAGAGCAGCTTACCGAGATGTATGCCGACGATGAACAAGACAAGAGGAGCATCTCCGTCGTCTCGGCGGGGAAAGGCGCCGAGGGGACCCTCATCGGGTGCCTGAACTTCAGTTTTTACGATGTGAACAGGAAATATGTCCGGTACAAGCAGGCAGGCCGCGGCGGCATAGGCACCGTATTCAGGGACAAGAAGATCAAGGCCCTCGTGGTGAAGTACCCCGGCGTGAAAGGGGACTCCAACCACCCTGCCGACTGGAAGAGAATAGCCAGCGCGGGGGCCAGGCTCCACAAGGAGATCCACGATTACGACAAGTACCAGTGCAATATGCGCACCGTGGGCACCCCCTACCTCGTGACCATCATGAATGACTACGACCTGCTCCCGGTGAGAAATTTCAGGTATGGCTCAGATCCTGAGGCAAAGCACCTGGCGGGCCCCAACTGGACTGCGCGGTACACCCTGGGCAAACACGACGGCTGCTGGTATGGCTGCACCCTGGCGTGCAGCAAGACCGTTGACAATTTTGAGCTGAAGTCGGGGCCGTACAAGGGCCATAAGGTAGCCGTTGACGGCGCTGAGTACGAGACGGTGGCCGGCGTGGGCTCCAACTGCGGCATCTTTGACGTTGACTATGTGCTTGAGAACAACTTTTACTGCGACACCTACGGCATAGACACCATCTCCTTCGGCACCATCTGCGGGTTCCTCATGGATTGCTACGAAAACGGCATTCTCACCAAGGAAATCACCGGCGGCCTGGAGCTTCGCTTCGGCACCATCGGGGCGGCCCTGGAACTGCTCCACCAGATGGGAAGGGGCGAAGGATTCGGGAAAATCGCTGGCCTGGGCATAAGAAATCTCAAAAAGCTGTTCGTGGAAAAATACGGCGCCGACGGGAAGTTCCTCCAGGATATAGGCATGGAGTGCAAGGGGCTTGAATACTCGCAATACCTGAGCAAGGAGTCCCTGGCCCAGCAGGGAGGCTACGGCCTCACCAACAAGGGGCCCCAGCATGACGAGGCCTGGCTTATCTTCATGGACATGGTGAACAATCAGCTTCCCACCTTTGAGGACAAAGCCGAGGCCCTCTACTATTTTCCCATGTTCCGCACCTGGTTCGGCCTCAACGGCCTCTGCAAGCTCCCGTGGAACGACATCAGCCCCGCCGACAACAAGACGACCGACGAGCCCCACAAGGTGCCCGAGCATGTGCAGAACTATGTCGATATCTTCTCGGCCGTCACGGGCAGGGAGATAACCAAGCAGGACATCATTACCATGTCCGAGGGAGTCTATAACTTCCAGAGAGTCTTCAACCTGAGGCTCGGCTACGGGCGGAGGGAGCATGACACCATCCCTTACCGCTCAGTGGGTCCCGTCACCGTCGAGGAGTATGAGTCAAGGGCTTCCCGCTATGACGAGCAGATAAAGGAGAAAGCGGGCGTCGATCCGGCAGGGAAGAGCACCGGGGAGAAGATGAAGATCCTCCGCGCCTACCGCGAGGAGCAGTATGAGAAGCTTATTGACGCCGTCTACAGGAGGCGGGGATGGTCGCCCCGCGGGGTGCCGACCATTGAGACCCTCAAGAGGCTTCACATTGATTACCCTGACGTGGTGGAACTGGTGAGAAAGCACCTGTAG
- a CDS encoding DNA polymerase domain-containing protein produces MKKPVPFVENRILFGHATAEALVAAEFDGKRGIELFFREGALLRSEKTEFDPFILVEDGAFLEKDGKSLKKIRLEGPHELRTLLLFPSWKEREKALKELKNSAGAAPGSSRAPFYSPPDAVHQFLLTSGTTLFKGFGFNDIVRMQLDIETWCDPNYEFPNAKRDSDRITAIALSDNRGYEEVLMGTAMDEAAMLREMVKIIKERDPDVIEGHNINKFDFPYIEERAKKAAIPLAVGRDGSALRSHPSRMTIAERNLQFPKYEIYGRHIVDTWILAQLYDVSSRSLESYGLKDIARHFNVTAPERTYIAGKDIASYFLENPETLRQYALDDVRETRSIGEILGYSFFLQAQMVPFSYQNTILRGNATKIDSLFLREYLRRRHSIPLPPEAQTFPGGYADIFTRGLIDTIIHCDVQSLYPSLMLAFRLFPGKDHLGVFESILSDLKAFRLEAKALMREASQEGTRNYYEALQGTFKILINSFYGYLGFPMGHFSDYAVAAQVTARGRDLLSRMIENLKGAGCTIAEIDTDGIYFSPPPGGEAGEKEFMAILSRDLPPGITVEIDGTYKAMFSYKVKNYVLLGEDGTLTIKGSGLKSRGLERFQRKFMEELFLLLLQGGKERIEELYQRYRAQIAGHQLPIEWLCKTETLQDSLQAYQEKVREKKRNASAAYELALQSAETYSPGDQISYYVTGTGRKVKVFDHCAMARKWRSDSPDENVPYYLEKLDRLYEKFKPFIDGTFQDGGEEEPEES; encoded by the coding sequence ATGAAGAAGCCAGTCCCCTTCGTGGAAAACAGGATCCTTTTCGGCCATGCAACGGCGGAGGCCCTCGTGGCCGCGGAGTTTGACGGGAAGCGCGGAATAGAGCTCTTCTTCAGGGAAGGCGCCTTATTGAGAAGCGAAAAGACCGAATTTGATCCCTTTATTCTCGTGGAAGACGGTGCATTTCTTGAAAAGGACGGAAAATCTCTGAAGAAGATCAGGCTGGAAGGGCCCCATGAGCTTCGCACCCTCCTGCTGTTCCCCTCCTGGAAGGAAAGGGAAAAGGCCTTGAAAGAATTGAAAAACAGCGCTGGCGCCGCGCCAGGCTCGTCGCGGGCACCCTTCTATTCGCCCCCCGATGCGGTGCACCAGTTTCTCCTCACGTCAGGCACTACACTCTTCAAAGGCTTCGGCTTCAATGACATCGTGAGGATGCAGCTCGACATAGAGACCTGGTGTGATCCCAATTATGAGTTTCCCAATGCGAAAAGGGACTCCGACAGGATAACAGCCATTGCCCTCTCGGACAACAGGGGCTATGAAGAAGTGCTGATGGGCACTGCAATGGACGAGGCGGCCATGCTCAGAGAAATGGTGAAAATCATCAAAGAGCGGGACCCCGATGTCATAGAAGGGCACAATATCAACAAATTTGATTTTCCCTATATAGAGGAGCGCGCAAAGAAAGCGGCCATCCCCCTCGCCGTGGGAAGGGACGGGAGCGCGCTGCGCTCCCACCCTTCACGGATGACCATCGCGGAGCGGAACCTGCAGTTCCCGAAATACGAAATTTACGGGAGGCACATCGTGGACACGTGGATCCTGGCACAGCTCTACGATGTCTCATCGAGAAGCCTTGAGAGCTACGGCCTCAAAGACATTGCGCGGCACTTCAATGTGACGGCACCTGAGCGGACCTATATCGCGGGAAAGGATATCGCCTCGTACTTCCTGGAAAATCCGGAGACGCTCCGACAGTATGCCCTCGATGACGTGAGAGAGACGAGAAGCATCGGCGAGATTCTCGGGTACTCCTTTTTCCTCCAGGCCCAGATGGTTCCCTTCTCCTACCAGAACACCATCCTGAGGGGAAATGCCACAAAGATAGACTCACTTTTTCTGAGAGAGTATCTCCGCAGGCGCCATTCAATACCCCTTCCCCCGGAGGCACAGACCTTTCCAGGGGGATATGCCGATATTTTCACCAGGGGCCTCATCGACACCATTATTCACTGTGATGTGCAGTCTCTTTACCCCTCCCTCATGCTTGCCTTCAGGCTTTTCCCGGGGAAAGATCACCTGGGAGTCTTCGAGAGCATACTTTCCGATTTGAAGGCCTTCCGCCTTGAAGCAAAAGCCCTCATGAGGGAGGCTTCCCAGGAGGGAACAAGGAACTACTATGAAGCCCTCCAGGGCACCTTCAAGATCCTCATTAACTCATTCTACGGCTACCTTGGCTTTCCCATGGGCCATTTCAGCGACTATGCCGTGGCGGCTCAGGTCACCGCCAGGGGAAGGGACCTTCTCTCCCGCATGATTGAAAACCTCAAGGGCGCGGGATGCACAATCGCTGAAATCGACACGGACGGCATCTATTTCAGCCCGCCCCCCGGCGGGGAGGCCGGCGAAAAGGAGTTCATGGCCATCCTCTCAAGAGACCTCCCTCCAGGCATCACCGTGGAGATCGACGGCACCTATAAAGCCATGTTCTCCTATAAGGTGAAGAATTACGTCCTCCTTGGCGAAGACGGAACGCTCACCATCAAGGGCTCGGGCCTCAAGTCAAGGGGACTGGAGCGCTTCCAGCGAAAATTCATGGAAGAGCTTTTCCTCCTCCTTCTTCAGGGCGGGAAAGAGAGGATCGAGGAGCTTTATCAGCGCTACAGAGCACAGATAGCCGGCCACCAGCTCCCCATAGAATGGCTCTGCAAGACCGAAACCCTCCAGGATTCCCTCCAGGCGTACCAGGAAAAAGTGCGCGAGAAGAAAAGAAATGCCTCTGCCGCTTACGAACTGGCGCTCCAGAGCGCCGAGACCTACTCACCCGGAGACCAGATCTCCTATTATGTCACCGGGACGGGCAGAAAGGTAAAGGTCTTTGACCACTGCGCCATGGCGAGAAAATGGCGCAGCGACAGCCCCGATGAAAATGTGCCCTATTATCTTGAAAAGCTCGACAGGCTCTATGAGAAGTTCAAGCCTTTCATTGACGGCACCTTTCAGGATGGCGGGGAGGAAGAGCCGGAGGAGTCGTGA
- a CDS encoding glycosyltransferase family 39 protein, translating into MEEQKKRGAPWLLVALIALIVALLRAPMWYAPLTRDEGIFGIIAQDCLKGYLPFTTLMENKAPLLFYLYAIPLAFTNPDNYVAIRIFATLIFMGSAVLLFIFARTFMSDKGALFCYTLYGLSSLGTGIEGFIASSELLITLPLIGSLLFLSKGEKGRSLFLSGFCLGAATMIRQTSVLYFASLLLCLVIIPISEKRKFSLRPLLMASAGFLALPLFFLILYAAKGALLDLYTGTVICALASRETPAQSLGERLLSFFQMSKGAIIENPLTFLMAVPAFIVFVLKCRDLRTKVPVILFFCASLTAINLTRTFCPKNFHQLLPFSALLVAWLFDLITSSPRRAFRLTAYAASLLMLVVFFCRIAPFLPGAPPPGRALYLTIMPESFVDAREIGIALRNATKPHEAILLYGVEPEMVFFTLRPNPMKHQLHFLLFLSGSHRKGDRSLTGWLMKFQRENLEKIRQNPPRFIVLSAPLFTYDKEVYYLPDRIDKMVAVQYRLRGTFGVYHIYKREDRK; encoded by the coding sequence ATGGAAGAGCAGAAAAAAAGGGGAGCCCCGTGGCTTCTCGTCGCGCTCATTGCACTCATCGTGGCCTTGCTCAGGGCTCCCATGTGGTATGCACCCCTTACAAGAGATGAAGGCATCTTCGGTATCATTGCCCAGGACTGCCTGAAAGGATATCTTCCCTTCACCACCCTCATGGAGAACAAGGCACCCCTTCTTTTTTACCTCTATGCCATCCCCCTCGCCTTCACGAACCCCGATAACTACGTGGCCATAAGAATATTTGCAACCCTGATCTTTATGGGAAGTGCCGTGCTGCTCTTCATCTTCGCCCGCACCTTCATGAGCGACAAGGGCGCCCTCTTCTGCTATACCCTCTATGGCCTTTCATCTCTTGGCACAGGCATCGAGGGATTCATAGCCTCGTCGGAGCTTCTCATCACTCTGCCCCTCATCGGATCGCTCCTCTTCCTCTCAAAGGGGGAGAAAGGCCGCTCCTTGTTCCTGAGCGGCTTCTGCCTCGGCGCCGCCACCATGATCAGGCAGACCTCGGTGCTCTATTTCGCCTCCCTCCTCCTCTGCCTGGTGATTATCCCCATCAGCGAAAAAAGAAAATTCTCTCTGAGGCCTCTTCTCATGGCTTCCGCAGGCTTCCTGGCGCTCCCTCTCTTTTTCCTGATTCTCTACGCGGCAAAGGGGGCGTTGCTGGATCTTTATACCGGGACCGTCATCTGTGCGCTGGCCTCCAGGGAGACTCCAGCGCAGAGCCTGGGAGAGAGGCTTCTGTCATTTTTCCAGATGAGCAAAGGAGCAATAATAGAAAATCCCCTCACTTTCTTGATGGCAGTGCCCGCTTTCATTGTCTTTGTCTTGAAATGCAGGGATCTGCGGACAAAGGTTCCTGTCATTCTCTTCTTCTGCGCCTCGCTGACCGCCATAAACCTGACAAGGACTTTCTGCCCGAAGAACTTTCATCAATTACTTCCTTTCTCGGCTCTTCTCGTGGCATGGCTCTTTGATCTTATCACCTCATCACCACGCCGTGCATTCCGGCTGACGGCCTATGCTGCTTCACTGCTGATGCTCGTTGTTTTTTTCTGCAGGATCGCCCCTTTTCTCCCGGGAGCACCTCCGCCGGGAAGAGCGCTCTACCTCACCATCATGCCGGAATCATTTGTGGACGCCAGGGAAATAGGAATAGCCCTCAGAAACGCGACAAAACCCCATGAGGCAATCCTGCTTTATGGTGTCGAGCCCGAGATGGTCTTCTTCACCCTGAGACCCAATCCCATGAAGCACCAGCTTCACTTCTTGCTTTTCCTCTCCGGCAGTCACCGGAAAGGTGACCGTTCACTCACGGGATGGCTCATGAAGTTCCAGAGGGAAAACCTGGAAAAAATCAGGCAGAATCCCCCGAGATTCATCGTGCTGTCGGCGCCCCTTTTTACCTATGACAAAGAGGTGTATTACCTCCCGGACCGTATAGATAAGATGGTGGCGGTACAGTACCGCCTGAGAGGCACCTTTGGAGTGTACCATATCTACAAGCGTGAAGACAGGAAGTGA
- a CDS encoding prepilin-type N-terminal cleavage/methylation domain-containing protein, with product MIRARRHSSGFTLSEIMVAVVLFALFATTLLAILTMALRSMTRSDRLVNAQRNVMAINEVISTELRTAVVNESSTGYRSLSPVPPSTAVLAPSSVGGTSAQLTFNVPRRGVYDPCAASFNPADPANYQVVRYYVSVSGREMHREVKLYTTSGALISTVDATVAETEDGLFTFSATLTGSDLVTLTLTCTEGTGPGSEVFSIRNVVCIPSS from the coding sequence ATGATAAGAGCGAGAAGGCATTCCAGTGGCTTTACCCTCTCCGAGATAATGGTGGCTGTTGTGCTCTTTGCGCTCTTTGCAACAACACTGCTGGCGATTCTCACCATGGCCCTCCGCTCCATGACAAGAAGTGACAGGCTTGTGAATGCCCAGAGAAATGTCATGGCCATCAATGAAGTGATTTCCACGGAGCTCAGGACCGCGGTAGTGAACGAATCTTCTACGGGGTACCGGTCTCTTTCACCCGTTCCGCCTTCCACGGCGGTGCTTGCTCCCTCTTCTGTGGGGGGCACGTCGGCACAGCTGACCTTCAATGTGCCACGGAGGGGAGTGTATGACCCCTGCGCGGCTTCATTCAACCCTGCGGATCCCGCCAATTACCAGGTGGTGCGCTATTACGTGTCGGTGAGCGGCAGGGAGATGCACCGGGAGGTGAAGCTCTACACCACCTCGGGAGCTCTCATATCCACCGTTGATGCGACGGTGGCAGAAACCGAAGATGGATTATTCACCTTTTCAGCGACCCTCACGGGCTCTGACCTTGTCACTCTTACCCTGACCTGTACCGAGGGCACCGGCCCGGGCTCAGAGGTATTTTCCATAAGAAACGTGGTGTGTATCCCTTCAAGCTGA
- a CDS encoding 4Fe-4S binding protein → MKVLQIRSEACTECGECEKACARLYFKDDDREKAALHVTRDAEGKIALKACVQCGECINVCPVQALYRAKNGNVLLNRKVCVGCLACVGFCPTSVMFYHKDLYEPIKCISCGACVKACPADALFVEEKELVGA, encoded by the coding sequence ATGAAAGTGCTTCAGATAAGAAGCGAGGCGTGCACGGAATGCGGAGAATGTGAAAAGGCCTGTGCCCGGCTGTATTTCAAGGATGATGACCGGGAGAAGGCGGCCCTTCATGTCACGCGCGATGCTGAGGGGAAGATTGCCCTGAAGGCCTGTGTGCAGTGCGGTGAGTGCATCAACGTGTGCCCCGTGCAGGCCCTTTACCGGGCGAAAAACGGCAACGTGCTCCTGAACAGGAAGGTCTGCGTGGGGTGCCTTGCCTGCGTGGGCTTCTGTCCCACGTCAGTGATGTTTTATCACAAGGATCTCTATGAGCCGATAAAGTGCATCTCCTGCGGCGCCTGCGTCAAGGCCTGCCCTGCCGACGCGCTCTTTGTCGAGGAAAAGGAACTGGTCGGGGCATAG
- a CDS encoding prepilin-type N-terminal cleavage/methylation domain-containing protein, translated as MGHDEEKMKRKRGFSLAELLVVIGIIGIILALALSSYRRSRLNYELRLTARQCAADIEYAKSIALKNASDITVDLARWPARYQGGYTIRDSSNRAYKEVGYGAGISVTSYSYTQAGYGHTDYMTFYSNCTSACDYTVSFNSSASPKIFTISVKGITGRIRLTETDRLSP; from the coding sequence ATGGGCCATGATGAGGAAAAGATGAAGAGAAAACGGGGCTTCAGCCTTGCCGAGCTGCTTGTAGTGATAGGCATAATCGGCATCATTCTCGCCTTGGCCCTTTCATCATATCGCAGAAGCAGGCTCAATTATGAGCTGCGCCTTACGGCAAGGCAATGCGCTGCCGACATCGAGTATGCAAAAAGCATTGCCCTCAAAAATGCCAGCGATATCACCGTGGATCTCGCAAGGTGGCCTGCCCGTTATCAGGGAGGTTATACCATCAGGGACAGCAGCAACAGGGCCTACAAGGAGGTAGGGTATGGAGCGGGAATCTCGGTAACGTCATATTCATATACGCAGGCAGGTTATGGGCATACTGATTATATGACCTTCTATTCGAACTGCACCTCGGCCTGCGATTACACGGTTTCATTCAATAGCAGCGCCTCGCCGAAGATCTTTACCATCTCAGTAAAGGGGATCACGGGGAGGATTAGGCTCACTGAGACAGACAGGCTTTCCCCTTGA
- a CDS encoding hybrid sensor histidine kinase/response regulator, translating to MPDTPVSHPGGDSPGGAPEEVTKDKDSIIADLNEQLTRASGGKIDTARELQFIKERVVHVEKMAGLGKMFVSMANELNNALSGIIGYTQLLLENSECPETMKKDLEVVSSHAHRTHRILKGLLAFSHLQKIGRESINIHDVLDYAISLKLAYLKYDGIEVTTDFSGEALEMMGNPDELLHLFTNLLNNAHQALKHHQGGKVITVKTECRHGIIRVLVSDTGPGVPPSHRDKIFDPFFSTWGEKESLGLGLSICYGIISEHGGSLYYEEGPGGGAQFVVELPLRKEIPGLQKGAAHIRSTFTADMKVPQDKESASSQTPQQDISSKRILLIDDEDSILSMLNDALITEGFEVLALSDSERALDVLDSEDFDLVISDVKMPVVSGIQIYSFIEKKKPHLLEKIVFITGDIIDNTTRSFLKSAGNPYFAKPFVVKQFISFIRSII from the coding sequence TTGCCAGATACACCAGTTTCCCACCCCGGCGGGGATTCGCCTGGGGGAGCGCCTGAAGAGGTAACCAAGGATAAGGACAGCATCATTGCCGATCTCAATGAGCAGCTCACCAGGGCTTCGGGCGGGAAAATCGACACCGCCAGGGAGCTCCAGTTCATAAAAGAGCGCGTCGTCCATGTAGAGAAGATGGCGGGGCTCGGCAAGATGTTTGTATCGATGGCCAATGAGCTGAATAACGCCCTGTCGGGAATCATCGGCTATACCCAGCTTCTTCTGGAGAACAGCGAGTGCCCCGAGACCATGAAAAAGGATCTGGAAGTGGTTTCCTCCCATGCCCACCGGACTCACAGGATCCTGAAAGGGCTTCTCGCATTCTCCCATCTGCAGAAGATAGGGAGGGAGTCCATAAACATCCATGATGTGCTTGATTACGCGATAAGCCTCAAGCTTGCCTACCTGAAATACGACGGGATAGAAGTGACCACGGATTTTTCAGGGGAAGCCCTTGAAATGATGGGAAATCCCGATGAGCTGCTCCATCTTTTTACCAATCTGCTCAATAATGCCCACCAGGCTTTGAAGCATCACCAGGGCGGGAAGGTTATCACGGTGAAAACAGAGTGCCGGCATGGTATTATCCGCGTGCTGGTGAGCGACACCGGGCCCGGCGTGCCGCCCTCCCACCGCGACAAGATCTTTGATCCCTTCTTCTCCACATGGGGCGAGAAGGAGTCCCTGGGGCTCGGCCTTTCCATCTGCTACGGTATCATTTCGGAGCATGGCGGCAGTCTTTACTATGAAGAGGGGCCCGGAGGCGGGGCGCAGTTTGTCGTTGAGCTTCCGCTCAGGAAGGAAATCCCAGGCCTTCAGAAGGGAGCAGCTCATATACGCTCTACCTTTACTGCTGATATGAAAGTGCCACAGGACAAGGAAAGCGCTTCGTCTCAAACGCCGCAACAGGATATCTCCTCAAAAAGAATACTGCTCATTGATGACGAGGACTCTATCCTTTCCATGCTCAATGATGCCCTCATTACGGAAGGCTTCGAGGTCCTGGCGCTCTCTGACAGCGAGCGCGCACTTGATGTCCTTGACAGCGAGGACTTTGACCTCGTGATCTCTGACGTGAAAATGCCTGTGGTGAGCGGGATACAGATATACTCCTTCATAGAGAAGAAAAAGCCCCACCTTCTTGAAAAGATTGTCTTCATTACCGGCGACATCATTGACAATACCACGAGGAGCTTTCTGAAGAGCGCAGGGAACCCTTACTTTGCCAAGCCATTCGTGGTAAAGCAGTTCATCTCGTTCATAAGGAGTATCATATAG
- the thiS gene encoding sulfur carrier protein ThiS — protein sequence MVTVNGRPVNIEGELSVQQLLAECRFTYPMIIVRINGIVIPEDRYATTLVSQGDTVDAIHMVAGG from the coding sequence ATGGTGACGGTAAACGGGCGGCCTGTGAACATTGAAGGGGAGCTTTCTGTCCAGCAGCTGCTGGCGGAATGCCGTTTTACCTATCCCATGATTATTGTAAGGATAAACGGGATCGTGATCCCGGAAGACCGCTACGCCACGACCCTGGTCAGCCAGGGCGATACCGTTGACGCCATCCACATGGTGGCAGGAGGATAG
- a CDS encoding ATP-binding protein gives MNESTAAPSSPDLLDADEREVLASLAQEKHCTAGNYLFSEGDDASALYYITSGTLQIIKKAKGFPDEVLSLHGPGEFVGEVMASGQAKRFTSAQALADLTALEIHHGDLEGLIAEKPSTGVKLLGCFSGRHNDSDYFRLRMLEKKNEQILRSYEELKETQEELMRQERLAAVGCLASKIIHDIKGSVTPLKVYSENLEMLSPEAQRFGIEAIKHSINRIVRICEELLEYVKGTPLALRKARHPLREFIERELEHVRDLCARSTVAITTEYGYDGPAFFDDEQMGRVLQNLLLNAWDAMPDGGTLTVSTALNDSMISIEVSDTGVGIAEGQRERIFLPFVSIGKKKGTGLGLTISKKIIEEHGGTIEARSTPGKGTAFLIGFPAVTSSPSQPW, from the coding sequence ATGAATGAAAGCACCGCAGCACCATCTTCACCAGACCTGCTTGATGCCGACGAGAGAGAGGTGCTTGCCTCCCTCGCACAAGAAAAGCACTGCACTGCCGGCAATTACCTCTTCTCAGAGGGTGATGATGCCTCTGCCTTGTACTATATCACCAGCGGTACTTTACAGATAATAAAAAAGGCAAAAGGCTTCCCCGACGAGGTCCTCTCGCTCCATGGCCCCGGCGAGTTCGTAGGTGAAGTGATGGCATCGGGCCAGGCAAAAAGGTTCACATCTGCCCAGGCCCTCGCAGATCTTACCGCCCTGGAGATCCATCACGGGGACCTCGAGGGTCTCATAGCGGAAAAGCCCTCGACAGGCGTGAAGCTTCTCGGGTGCTTCAGCGGCCGCCACAATGACTCCGATTATTTCAGGCTCAGGATGCTGGAAAAGAAAAACGAGCAGATCCTGCGCTCTTACGAGGAGCTGAAGGAGACCCAGGAGGAGCTTATGAGGCAGGAGCGCCTCGCCGCCGTGGGATGCCTCGCCAGTAAGATAATACACGACATTAAGGGCTCCGTTACGCCCCTCAAGGTCTATTCAGAGAACCTGGAGATGCTCTCGCCCGAGGCGCAGCGCTTCGGCATCGAGGCCATCAAGCACTCCATCAACAGGATCGTCAGGATATGCGAAGAGCTTCTCGAGTACGTGAAAGGCACCCCCCTCGCCCTCAGAAAAGCCCGCCACCCTCTCAGGGAGTTCATAGAGAGGGAGCTTGAGCATGTGAGGGATCTCTGCGCAAGGAGCACAGTCGCCATCACCACGGAATATGGCTACGATGGTCCGGCCTTCTTTGACGACGAGCAGATGGGGAGGGTCCTGCAGAACCTCCTCCTCAATGCCTGGGACGCCATGCCCGACGGAGGGACCCTCACGGTAAGCACGGCCCTCAATGACTCCATGATCTCAATAGAAGTAAGCGATACGGGCGTCGGCATCGCAGAAGGACAAAGAGAGAGAATCTTTCTCCCCTTCGTGTCAATAGGCAAGAAAAAAGGCACGGGCCTGGGCCTCACCATATCGAAAAAAATTATAGAGGAGCACGGCGGCACCATAGAGGCGAGAAGCACACCGGGAAAAGGCACGGCTTTCCTTATCGGTTTTCCCGCCGTTACTTCTTCACCTTCGCAGCCGTGGTGA
- a CDS encoding prepilin-type N-terminal cleavage/methylation domain-containing protein — MRTLKNKGGFSLAEVLIAFTILTIGILAIVGIFPFMLRLSLAGWNLHKGSTLAQEKLNQVIAEKAALSETLYTVDYPSDLPGSGGYRRFIGVPTDNSMLQLIFVEVRWIEKGSVREVQLAGSHYIE; from the coding sequence ATGCGTACGCTGAAAAATAAAGGAGGCTTCAGCCTCGCCGAAGTGCTCATCGCCTTTACCATCCTCACGATAGGAATCCTGGCCATCGTGGGGATTTTTCCTTTTATGCTGAGGCTTTCCCTGGCAGGCTGGAACCTTCATAAAGGCTCCACGCTTGCCCAGGAAAAGCTGAACCAGGTGATAGCTGAGAAGGCCGCCCTCTCAGAGACCCTATACACCGTGGATTATCCTTCAGACCTCCCCGGTTCGGGCGGATACCGTCGCTTCATTGGAGTCCCCACTGACAACAGCATGCTCCAGCTCATTTTTGTTGAGGTGCGGTGGATCGAGAAAGGGAGCGTGAGAGAAGTGCAGCTTGCAGGATCGCATTATATTGAATAG